In the genome of Gammaproteobacteria bacterium, one region contains:
- the pyrH gene encoding UMP kinase: MESPLYRVVLLKLSGEALAGEEKESGLNPDVLDRMAIEIQQLVQHGIQVGIVVGGGNLFRGAALVKSGFSRVTGDSLGMLATIMNALALQDVFERHGLPARVLSALPLPTVCESFNARLARGYLAAGQVVVCAAGTGNPFFTTDSAAALRAIEIGAEVMLKATKVDGVYDRDPLHDLSAVRFSRLSYDEVLARRLGVMDLTAIVLCRDHGLPVRVFNMNKPGALYRAVTNPEEGTMIE, from the coding sequence ATGGAATCCCCCCTGTATCGCGTAGTTCTGCTCAAGTTAAGTGGCGAAGCACTCGCTGGCGAAGAAAAAGAATCAGGACTTAATCCTGATGTTCTGGATCGGATGGCTATTGAAATCCAGCAATTAGTGCAGCACGGAATTCAAGTAGGTATTGTCGTCGGTGGGGGGAATCTTTTCCGTGGCGCAGCACTGGTGAAATCTGGCTTTTCCCGGGTCACGGGTGATTCACTCGGTATGCTTGCCACGATAATGAACGCCTTAGCGCTACAAGATGTGTTTGAACGCCATGGATTACCGGCGCGAGTGTTGTCGGCGTTACCATTACCCACGGTTTGTGAATCTTTCAATGCTCGATTAGCTCGCGGTTATCTCGCTGCCGGACAGGTGGTGGTATGCGCTGCCGGTACCGGTAACCCGTTTTTTACCACCGATTCGGCGGCGGCTCTTCGTGCCATTGAAATTGGTGCCGAAGTGATGCTCAAGGCTACCAAGGTGGATGGGGTCTATGACCGTGATCCATTACACGATCTGAGCGCGGTACGCTTCTCGCGTTTGAGTTACGACGAAGTATTGGCACGCCGGCTCGGAGTAATGGATCTGACGGCGATTGTGTTATGTCGGGATCACGGCCTACCGGTGCGTGTATTCAACATGAACAAACCCGGCGCGTTATACCGGGCAGTTACTAATCCGGAAGAAGG